The Solidesulfovibrio fructosivorans JJ] DNA segment CGGCCCCAAGCAGCAGCACACAGGCGGCAAGGATCATGACGCGACGCTTCATGGCGTTCCTCCTTGTCTTCCCCGGTCGCGGCGACCGGGAATCAATGCATCAGGGACTTGACCCCGATGGTCTTTCGCGCGGCCTGGGCGGACGTTTCCCGCTCCAGGATGACGGCCGTGCCGTAGCAGGAGAAATAGCGCGAGCCGTCGGGATGGAAGGCCACGTTCTCCTGGTAGCCGATGATGGCGTCGGCGCCGATGTCGATGGCGCTGGCGGTCAGGCCGTAAAAAGCGCACTCGGAGTCGAAGCCGCGGCCGCTGACGAGCCCCAGCACCTTGCGGACCTTGCGGCCTTCGAGGCCCGGCGTGGTCACCACGGGAAACTTGCCGGAGAAAAACATCTCTTTGGCGTTCTTGAGGCGCGCGCCTTTCTTGAGTTCTTCGTGACGTCCCCCACGGCTCTTCTTGTCGCCGCCGAAAAGTGAAAGCATGCCGTCCTCCTTTGTGCGCGTGCCCGGCCGGGCTGGCCGGACATTCCCTG contains these protein-coding regions:
- a CDS encoding YbjQ family protein: MLSLFGGDKKSRGGRHEELKKGARLKNAKEMFFSGKFPVVTTPGLEGRKVRKVLGLVSGRGFDSECAFYGLTASAIDIGADAIIGYQENVAFHPDGSRYFSCYGTAVILERETSAQAARKTIGVKSLMH